In Bogoriella caseilytica, the genomic window AGGCCGCCGAAGGGCCCCTCGACGTTGCTCAGGTATCCCGTGGTCGGGCTGCCTCCGCGAATCCAGGCATTCTCCGCGGGAGTCGCGAACCCGAAGCCGAAGGTCTTGTCGATGAATGCCCAGAGGAAGTACCAACCCAGCATGATGCGGACCACGGCGATCGCATATCCGCCGGCATCGCGCTGTGCCACGGTGCGTGGCCGGTCATGCGAGCTCGAGACGGGGGGGAGGGAGGCCTTGGTGGTGGTCATGGAACTGGTCCTTTCCGGATGGGCCCGGGTCACCGGACCGGCGCCTCTTTGGCGTCACTGCAATAGTTCCAAGGCGCGCCCTCGGTGCCCTCGGGCGGAAGTCCTGACGGGGCCGGGACCTTTGGGCAAGCAGGTCAGGACCATGGAGAAGCCATGGCCGCCCTGCGCGGCGTACCGTGGCGGGTATGACCATTCGCGTATTCGTTCTCGACGACCATGAGGTCGTCCGCCGGGGTGTGATGGCCATGCTGGACGCCCAGGAGGACATCGAGATCGTCGGCGAGGCCGGCACGGCCGCCCAGGCCATCGCTCGGATCCCTGCACTGCGCCCGGACGTGGCCATCCTCGATGTCCGCCTGCCCGACGGCGACGGCATCACTGTGTGCCGCGAGGTGCGCTCGCGTGTGCCGGAGCTGAAGTGCCTCATGCTGACCTCTTTCGCGGATGATGAAGCTCTCTTCGACGCGGTGATGGCGGGCGCCTCCGGATATGTGCTCAAGCAGATCCACGGCACCGATCTCGTGGGCGCCGTGCGCACCTTGGCTGAGGGGCGAGCTCTGCTCGACCCGGAATCCACCGTGCGGATGATGCATCGACTGCGGGAGCGTGGCGCGACCCCGACCGATCCGCTGGCCTCGCTCTCGGACCGCGAGCGCGAGGTGCTCGATCTCATTGGGCACGGGCACACCAACCGCGAGATCGGCGAGCAGTTGTTCCTGGCGGAGAAGACCGTGAAGAACCACGTCACGTCGCTGCTGAACAAGCTGGACATGCGTCGCCGCACCGAGGCTGCGGCGCTCTCCGCCCGCTTGCGGGCCACGGCGGTTCCGGACCGCCGCGCCAGCCACCTGGACTGACTCCGTCCACCTCCGGCGCCCTGTGGCCGGACAAGCCGTCATCGTGTCACCTCCTTCCTGTCTGAGGCCCGGGCCTCTTCGGTGCGGGACCCCGCCGGCTGTCGGTGGCGACTCCGCGCAACCGGCGGGGCGAGTGGGGTACTAGGCAGTCAGCGCCAGGACCCAGCCGGCGGCCGGGATCAGGATCGCGATGCCGTAGATGGATGCCCGCACGATCTCGGGCGGATGCAGTCCCAGATCATGCAGCGCGTGGTAGCCACGGTGGCAGCAGTGCCACAGGATGATGCCGAGTGCGGCGCACACCGCGAAGGAAATCGCCGGATGGGTCAGCGCCCCGGAGAGTGCGGCGTAGGTCTGACCGGCGTCCCCGAAGACGCCGAAGGGGATGAGCAAGCCGAACACCACGACCAGCGCAGGCATCGTCACCACGGCGAGCTGCCCGCCGCCCGCGAAGATCGCCCACATCACCGATTCGTTGGTGCGGTTCTCCCAGCGCCTCACGACGCACCTCCCAGGATCAGCCAGAACACCAACGCGGCGGCGACGGCAGCGAGCGCCAGGTACTGGGCCGCGATGATCCATCCGTCGCCCAAGTAGGACCGCCCGAGGCGGACCTTGACGATCTTCGGCGCCGCAGCGAACCAGGTCACCGCGTGCACGATCGTCATGGCCAGGGCAAGGACGATCAGGGCGACGTTGACCGGGTGGACCTGCAGCCTCAGCCACCACTCCCACGCCTGCGGCCCGAGGTGCAGGGCCACCAGGCCCACCACGAGGTCGAGGACGAAGAAGCCGACCACGAAGCTGGACACTTCGCGCAGGGCGTAGGCGCGGAACTCCCGCGAGCGCAGGAACCACAGCCGTGGCAGCGGACGGAAGTAGGGGCGCCGGTGACTCATGGGTTGCCCGACGCCGCGCTCGTCGAGCACCGTCAGCACTCCGGAGTCGGCGTGCGCCGGAAACGCTCGCCTGGCGGCGCCAGTGGCGGGACGCTGGCCCCGGACCGCCCGCTGCGGTAAGGCCCTCGGCCTTGAGGTCGCGACGTTCATGTCATCCTCCCCTCTTGGGCCCCCTTGTGGGGGCTGACGAACTCGGCCGCCCAGGACAGGGAGACCGCCATCTTGGCCTGCTGAATGGCCGCGGCCGGGTCCACGCCCTTAGGGCAGACCGTGGAGCATGCGCCCACGAAGGTGCAGGGCCAGATCCCGTTCTCGGCGTCCAGGACCGGCATGCGTCCTTCCTCGCCGCAGTCCCGGCTGTCCTTGTCGTAGCGAATGGCCGTGGCAATGGCTGCCGGGCCGAGGAAGTCGGCGGCGATGTTCACCTGGGGGCAGGCCGCATAGCACAGCATGCAGTTCATGCAGGCCGCGAAGTCGTGGTAAGCGAGCATCTGCTCGGGCGTCTGGCGATATCCCTCCTGCCCGGGGGAACCATCCGGAGCATCCTCACCGGGCACGATCCACGGTTTGACCGCAGTCAGCCGCTCGAGGAAGGGCTCCAGGTCCACGACAAGATCGCGCTCCACGGAGAAGTTCTCCAAGGGCTCGACCCGCAGACCCTCGGAGGCGAAGTCCCGCACGAAGGTCTCACAGGCGAGCCGGGGCAGGCCGTTGATCATCATTCCGCAGCTACCGCAGATCCCCATCCGGCAGGACCAGCGGAAGGCCAGGGAACTGTCGGCGGTGTCCTTGACCCAGTTCAGGGCATCGACCACCGAGGTCTCGGTGCTGTAGGGCACCTGGTAGGTGGCAAGTTGGGGAGCGCCGTCACGGTCCGGTCGGTAGCGCAGGACCTCGAGCGTCACCGTGCCCAGCACGGCGGTGGAACCGGCAGCGGCCGCGTCAGCCGTGGCGCCGCCGGACCCGCAGGAACCTGCGCAGCTGCAGCCCTCACAGCCTCCACCAGCGGCGACCGTCTGCTCGCTCATGACTGTTCCTTCCCGGCTCCTGCGACGGCAGAGGCCTTGGTGTTCTGGCCGGCATCACCGTAGGCGCGGGTGGCCGGTGGCGAACTGGTGATGACCACCTCCTGGTAGCCGATACTCGGCGCAGCCCCGGGCCGGTAACTGGCCACGGTGTGAGCCAGGAATCGCTCGTCATCACGCTCGGTGAACCCATCCAGGCGCTGGTGGGAACCCCGTGACTCCGTGCGTTGCGCGGCCGAGTGCACCATGACCTCGGCGACATCGATGAGAGCGCCGAGCTCGATGGCCTGAGCCCAGTCGGTGTTATAGACGGGGCAGGTGTCATCCACCCGGACCGCCCGATGGCGCTCCTTGAGATCAGCGACCTTGGCCACTGCCCGCTCGATCCCCTCGCCGGTGCGAAAAATCCCGACCTCGTCGTCCATCGTGCGCCCGAGCTCGGCCCGGATCTCGGCCTGGCTCTCGGTGCCCCGGCCCATCATGGAGACGTACCCCTCGGCGATCTCCGCAGCGCGGGCCCGCACCGAGGCCGCGGGGCCGCGGGGCTCCTCCCAGGCCAGGTTCGCCGCCTGTTCGCCCGCGACCTTCCCGAAGACCACGAGTTCCGCCAGGGAGTTGGAACCGAGCCGGTTGGCCCCGTGCAATCCCGAGGAGGCGCACTCACCGACGGCGAAGAGGCCGTGGAGCACGGTCGCGGTCGTCACATCGGTCTCGATACCGCCCATGGTGTAGTGCACGCTCGGTGCCACCGGAATCGGCTCTTTGGCCGGGTCGACGCCCACGTACTGCTCAGCCAGGCCGTAGATCATCGGCAGCCGCTCACGCAGGTAGTCCCGTCCGAGGTGACGCAGGTCCAGGTGGACCGCCTCCCCGCGTGGAGTGGTGATGGTGCGCCCTGCCTGCTGCTCGTGCCAGAAGGCCTGAGAGAGGCGGTCGCGAGGGCCAAGCTCCATGTACTTGGTCTTGGGCTGGCCCACCGGGGTCTCCGGACCAAGACCATAATCCTGGAGATAGCGGTACCCGTCCTTGTTCAGCAACACCCCGCCCTCGCCGCGGCACCCCTCGGTGATGAGGATGCCCGAACCGGGCAGGCCGGTGGGGTGGTACTGCACGAACTCCATGTCACGCAGGCGGACCCCGGCCCGGTAGGCCATGGCCATCCCGTCACCGGTGACGATCGCACCATTGGTGTTCTGGGCGTAGGCCCTCCCCGCGCCTCCGGTGGCGAGCACGACCGCGCCGGACTCGATCAGCACCGGGTAGCCCTCACGCTGGTCGTAGCCGACCACGCCGGCCACCCGGCCGTCCTCCACCACCAGGTCCAGTGCGAAGACCTCGTCATGCCGCTGGATCTGCGGGTACTGCAAGGAGGTCTGGAACAGGGTGTGCAGGATGTGGAACCCGGTCTTGTCCGCCGCGAACCAGGTCCGCGGCTGGCTCATGCCCCCGAAGCGCCGCACGTTCACCGAGCCGTCGTCCTGGCGGCTCCACGGGCAGCCCCACCGTTCCAGCTGGTACATCTCCTCGGTGGCGTGCTCCACGAAGTACTGGACCACGTCCTGGTCGCACAGCCAGTCCCCACCGGAGACGGTGTCGTGGAAGTGCGCCTGGAGGGAATCCTCGGCGCCGACCACTCCCGCAGAGCCGCCCTCCGCGGCCACGGTGTGGGATCGCATCGGGTAGACCTTCGAGATCAGGGCGATGCTCAGGGACGGCCGGGTGCGGGCCACTTCGATCGCGGTCCGCAGCCCCGCTCCCCCTCCCCCGATGATGACGACGTCGGCCCGTTCGGTACGCATCAGGCCCTGCCCCTCTCGCCCGAAGGCGCCACCGTCATGGACAGCACGTCAAGTGCGGTGTCGAGCTGTTCCTCGGTGACCTCGCCGCGCTCGACATACCCCAGGGCCACCACGGCCTCGCGGATCGTCACCCCCGCGGAGACGGCGTGCTTG contains:
- the frdA gene encoding fumarate reductase (quinol) flavoprotein subunit; the encoded protein is MRTERADVVIIGGGGAGLRTAIEVARTRPSLSIALISKVYPMRSHTVAAEGGSAGVVGAEDSLQAHFHDTVSGGDWLCDQDVVQYFVEHATEEMYQLERWGCPWSRQDDGSVNVRRFGGMSQPRTWFAADKTGFHILHTLFQTSLQYPQIQRHDEVFALDLVVEDGRVAGVVGYDQREGYPVLIESGAVVLATGGAGRAYAQNTNGAIVTGDGMAMAYRAGVRLRDMEFVQYHPTGLPGSGILITEGCRGEGGVLLNKDGYRYLQDYGLGPETPVGQPKTKYMELGPRDRLSQAFWHEQQAGRTITTPRGEAVHLDLRHLGRDYLRERLPMIYGLAEQYVGVDPAKEPIPVAPSVHYTMGGIETDVTTATVLHGLFAVGECASSGLHGANRLGSNSLAELVVFGKVAGEQAANLAWEEPRGPAASVRARAAEIAEGYVSMMGRGTESQAEIRAELGRTMDDEVGIFRTGEGIERAVAKVADLKERHRAVRVDDTCPVYNTDWAQAIELGALIDVAEVMVHSAAQRTESRGSHQRLDGFTERDDERFLAHTVASYRPGAAPSIGYQEVVITSSPPATRAYGDAGQNTKASAVAGAGKEQS
- a CDS encoding response regulator; its protein translation is MTIRVFVLDDHEVVRRGVMAMLDAQEDIEIVGEAGTAAQAIARIPALRPDVAILDVRLPDGDGITVCREVRSRVPELKCLMLTSFADDEALFDAVMAGASGYVLKQIHGTDLVGAVRTLAEGRALLDPESTVRMMHRLRERGATPTDPLASLSDREREVLDLIGHGHTNREIGEQLFLAEKTVKNHVTSLLNKLDMRRRTEAAALSARLRATAVPDRRASHLD
- the frdD gene encoding fumarate reductase subunit FrdD, with product MRRWENRTNESVMWAIFAGGGQLAVVTMPALVVVFGLLIPFGVFGDAGQTYAALSGALTHPAISFAVCAALGIILWHCCHRGYHALHDLGLHPPEIVRASIYGIAILIPAAGWVLALTA
- a CDS encoding succinate dehydrogenase/fumarate reductase iron-sulfur subunit, whose amino-acid sequence is MSEQTVAAGGGCEGCSCAGSCGSGGATADAAAAGSTAVLGTVTLEVLRYRPDRDGAPQLATYQVPYSTETSVVDALNWVKDTADSSLAFRWSCRMGICGSCGMMINGLPRLACETFVRDFASEGLRVEPLENFSVERDLVVDLEPFLERLTAVKPWIVPGEDAPDGSPGQEGYRQTPEQMLAYHDFAACMNCMLCYAACPQVNIAADFLGPAAIATAIRYDKDSRDCGEEGRMPVLDAENGIWPCTFVGACSTVCPKGVDPAAAIQQAKMAVSLSWAAEFVSPHKGAQEGRMT